One part of the Schistocerca piceifrons isolate TAMUIC-IGC-003096 chromosome 2, iqSchPice1.1, whole genome shotgun sequence genome encodes these proteins:
- the LOC124775257 gene encoding extensin-1-like: MGPTVSSPLRIVAYPSRRLSVSSLLRIVAFPNRRLPVSSFSTSRRLPVSPPARLATSTPRRLPVSPPPRLAASTTRLAASMSRRLPVSPPPHLAATTTRLAASTSRRLPVSPPPRLAASTTRLAASPYRRLPVSPPPRVAASTSRRLPVSPPPRIAASPCRRLHVSPPPRLAASPYRRLPVSPPPRIAASTSRRLHVSPPPRLAASTSRRLPVSPPPRLVSQPPRLAASPSRRLHVSPPPRLAASPSRRLPVSPPPHLAASTSRRLHVSPPPHIAASPSRRLHVSPPPRLTASPSRRLPVSPPPRLAASPHRRLLDSSRRLHVSPPPRIAASPSRRLHDSSRRLHISPPPRLAASLSRHPQFRPRSLAYL; this comes from the exons ATGGGACCGACCGTCTCGTCGCCTCTCCGAATCGTCGCCTATCCGTCTCGTCGCCTCTCCGTCTCATCGCTTCTCCGTATCGTCGCTTTCCCGAATCGTCGCCTCCCCGTATCATCGTTCTCCACGTCTCGCCGCCTCCCCGTCTCGCCGCCTGCACGTCTCGCCACCTCCACGCCTCGCCGCCTCCCCGTATCGCCGCCTCCCCGTCTCGCCGCCTCCACGACTCGTCTCGCCGCCTCCATGTCTCGCCGCCTCCCCGTATCGCCGCCTCCCCATCTCGCCGCCACTACGACTCGTCTCGCCGCCTCGACATCTCGCCGCCTCCCCGTCTCGCCGCCTCCCCGTCTCGCCGCCTCCACAACTCGTCTCGCCGCCTCCCCGTATCGCCGCCTCCCCGTCTCGCCGCCTCCCCGTGTCGCCGCCTCCACGTCTCGCCGCCTCCCCGTCTCGCCGCCTCCCCGTATCGCCGCCTCCCCGTGTCGCCGCCTCCACGTCTCGCCGCCTCCCCGTCTCGCCGCCTCCCCGTATCGCCGCCTCCCCGTCTCGCCGCCTCCCCGTATCGCCGCCTCCACGTCTCGCCGCCTCCACGTCTCGCCGCCTCCCCGTCTCGCCGCCTCCACGTCTCGCCGCCTCCCCGTCTCGCCGCCTCCACGACTCGTCTCGCAGCCTCCACGTCTCGCCGCCTCCCCGTCTCGCCGCCTCCACGTCTCGCCGCCTCCCCGTCTCGCCGCCTCCCCGTCTCGCCGCCTCCCCGTCTCGCCGCCTCCCCACctcgccgcctccacatctcgccGCCTCCACGTCTCGCCACCTCCCCATATCGCCGCCTCCCCGTCTCGCCGCCTCCACGTCTCGCCGCCTCCCCGTCTCACCGCCTCCCCGTCTCGCCGCCTCCCCGTCTCGCCGCCTCCCCGTCTCGCCGCCTCCCCGCATCGCCGCCTCCTCGACTCGTctcgccgcctccacgtctcaccgcCTCCCCGTATCGCCGCCTCCCCGTCTCGCCGCCTCCATGACTCGTctcgccgcctccacatctcgccGCCTCCTCGTCTCGCCGCCTCCCTGTCTCGCCATCCCCAGTTCCGACCAAG GTCGCTTGCTTATCTTTAG